In Candidatus Zixiibacteriota bacterium, a genomic segment contains:
- a CDS encoding DUF3368 domain-containing protein: protein MPDKAISNTSPLLYLHRCGGLGWLPRLFTLVCVPGAVAFELAEGRSRGFDVPNPEDHSWMKITDPQATPSEWFVVDLGAGEIAAMSLALEHPDHILLLDDALARRTAIAAGLTVWGTLRILLEAKSSGLIESVKPVIHRLEKSGMWVSEDIRRRVLALAGER, encoded by the coding sequence ATGCCGGATAAAGCCATCAGCAATACATCACCCCTGCTCTATCTGCACCGATGCGGCGGTTTGGGGTGGCTTCCCCGCCTGTTTACCTTGGTTTGCGTTCCCGGCGCGGTGGCTTTTGAACTGGCCGAAGGAAGAAGCCGGGGATTCGACGTCCCCAATCCCGAAGACCATTCTTGGATGAAAATTACGGATCCCCAGGCAACGCCTTCCGAGTGGTTTGTTGTGGATCTCGGTGCCGGAGAGATTGCCGCCATGTCTTTGGCTCTCGAACACCCCGATCATATTCTTCTCCTGGATGACGCCTTGGCAAGAAGAACGGCCATCGCAGCTGGACTCACGGTTTGGGGGACTTTGCGGATTCTGCTGGAAGCTAAATCATCCGGTTTGATCGAAAGCGTCAAGCCGGTGATTCATCGCCTGGAGAAAAGCGGTATGTGGGTTTCAGAGGACATCCGGCGGCGCGTCCTGGCGCTGGCCGGCGAGAGGTAA
- a CDS encoding UPF0175 family protein, translating to MATRQIVIEVPEKILLAEKTDEIGFSRELPILAAVKLYELGRLSSGRAAELAGMTRVEFLISLNRYRVFPLTSELEDLEGAHAG from the coding sequence ATGGCAACAAGACAGATCGTAATCGAGGTGCCGGAAAAGATCCTGCTGGCAGAGAAGACGGATGAAATCGGATTCAGCCGTGAATTGCCGATCCTGGCCGCCGTGAAGCTTTATGAGCTTGGGCGCTTGTCTTCGGGGAGGGCCGCAGAACTGGCCGGTATGACCCGCGTAGAATTCCTCATCAGTTTAAACCGTTACCGCGTGTTTCCTCTCACCTCCGAACTGGAGGATCTGGAAGGAGCCCATGCCGGATAA